The nucleotide sequence CCTGAATTTACAAACTAAATCCTATGGACAGGTTGGACGTTTAGTCGTTGCTTTGGTACTGGTGCAACTAGCACTCGATGATTTTGTCGATGCCAAAAAGACCTTCAAGAAATGGGGAAACCGTTGTGATCCCCAAGAGGTCAAAACTCTGGAAACACTACTACAAGCTTTTGATGAGGAGGACCCAGAACTAGCTGCCAAAATGCTAGCATCTCCATTTATAAGACATATGGATGTGGAGTACGCACTTTTATCGAAAAACATTCCATTACCATCAGGTGTTCAACTGGAGAAAGAAGGCATCTCCAGTGCCGGATCCTTAAAATAGTTGTGAATTATCCTTATGACCCTTACGGTCCTTAAATGAAAAAGCTTTAAACATGTAGGAACACTGTTAActatatacataaatataaagtGTTAATAAAGAAAATACATCAGGGAAATTTTATCGTGCCTTTTAgaaattaatatattaaacCATTTTTATACAAACTAATTTGTTATCCTAGAAaccatacattttttatactTAAATCTTTACACTATTTTTTGTGAATTTTACACTACTTTTCAACAAATACCCAAAATTATAGTGCTTTTTTATCTAACAAAATAGGTGCAATACGATGTCCGCTTAAAAGTAGGCAACACTTTTAATCCCGTAAATTTTATAACGCCCTTTTCTAAAATTTCAATCAGTAATAAATTTTGAAATCTAtcgaaaaatctttaaaatatgaGTTTGGAAGTTAATAGTGCTGTAACTTACAGTATGAACTCTGCTTGAATGTTCCTTAATTTTCCAAGTTCTTTAGGTTCAACTCTTCAGCTAAGTTAAGGCTTACTTTTAAAGTCAATTCATTGAAATAATATCAGTACCCCCTTTTTCCGGTATTTTGAGTGTACGAACTTGGCTTACCGCTAAACCTTAATTGTATTTTAAGTTAACAATCGGCTTATTGGACTTTAGATTGTTTTAGGACTCTACTCCGTGCTTGTTTCTGCCGCAGATAAGATATAGTTCAACTTATGTGTATAATTAGCAGTGTCATCAATATAATAAACCACCGGACACATGCTTCAGTTTCAATCGCAGCGAAATCCAAGTGTCATTTCGCAATGAACAACGATGATTAAGTGTGGCCAGCAATAAGCGAAATCAAATTGCATGGCCCGCGGTTATTGTAGTTGATTTATTTAGAGTCCATCCAATATCAATTAGCGTTATCAGGCGCGCAATTGGTCAGTCAGTTGACTCTGGGGCAGTTATCAGTGATTTCTGGAATACTATTCGGTGATAAATACTTTATTCCCCTATAAATGACGGGCAGTAGAATGCGAATGGGGTCCCCTTCGAGGAATCACACTGACCAAAAACCTTAAAAATTGTTACCCCAAACCTGGGgtcttttgataaaatatgCACAAGAATGGTTCACATTCTATATTTGGAATACCTGTATACCATAAAATGATATTGGTCAGTGTGAACTTTAAACGGAAATAAGCGGTCATTTTCAAATTGCTCATACGCCCCGTTTAACCAGAAAAGTAGGTATCAAAGAAATACttgtaaaatgtttaatttattatCTGTGATCTTTGCACTTAATGAACTTCACACAAACTGACTAGCTGAATTCTTGTTCTGTTCTGCATTACAATTAATGAGTATAAATTGTCTGGTCTGAGACGTAGCTCTCCTGTGTCGCCGGTTGTTGGattgttaaaatatatagttgGTAAACAAATTCGTTGTATTAAACGATTCTTTGGTACGAGTATGTCATTGGCTGCTCTCTTTGGAATATACACAGATATCCATCTTAAATCTACAGCAGGAACTTCTGGCCCGCCAGGATGAGCATTAGGGTCAGGGATACGGATGCCGTGAGTCCAGCGGCTCCCGATCGATCCTCTGGCTGCTCCACGAAGACCACAGCTCGATTGTTTTCGCTCTGGAGTTCCCGGAAGTTGTTGTGCAGCTGCTTGCCCTCCTCGTACTCGATCTCCTTGAACTCATTGACCTGGTCCAGGGTCACAGGGAAGGTCTCGGTGAGCACAATCCATGTGACGGCCTCGGCGCAGGTCGGTGTGGTCAGGGAGCCGGCATAGGTGAAGTAGCTCTCCACACTGGGCACTAGGTCATCCACAGCCAGGGAGTCTGCCACCAGGACAGGCTTGTTCATGCTATCGTAGCTCTTCACGGCTCCCAGGCTCTTGATGATGCTGCCGATGGCCTCGTTGGGCGTATTGGACACATGGAACAGCACTCCGATGACCACAATGCCATCTTTGAAGTTGGCCGCCATTGTCATGTTGGGGTAAATGGTGTTCCGGTGCACGATGTGCACTTCCAGCGGATACCGGATGTCGTTGATGGTGTGCTCTGACCACCAGTGCATGTGGATCTGCTCCACCACGAAGTCATTGGTCAAGGCGCCTCCACTCAGGGTCAGTTCGTGATCGAAGCCAGACAATTGAACTGTacaaagaataaaaatatttaattatttcagGGAACATTCCTGAATTCTGTAATATTTAACAACTCACTTGAATGTCCATTGTTGACCATTCGCAGATTTTTCTGATGCTCGTCGTAGTTCTCGAACTTCATAGGACTGAACTCTCCCTTCAAGGCCCCCTTGACATGCAGATTTATGGGGCTCTGCTTCTTTCCAGTATCGCAAATACCGCCCCATTTTGGAAAGGCTGTGGATTATAAAGATCATCCATCAATGTCAAGAACACAtgcttttgttttaaatttatatacatTATGGAATTTTAATTCTGACACATGCCGGTTTTAACTTTCGAGAAATTTTGTAGAATTCAATTAGAATCTATTTTATTCAACTTGAAAGACTTTTAGTAAATATTGTTAAATCGCTGGAACCGTTAAATTAATGCTatattaaatacttttcaataGATACACATCGgattcttttaaaaatgtattaaaaccgttaaattaaataagacataatattaaatacttttctcaaatatacaaatacaaaccaagttcttttaaatatttttaaatcaataaattattcaaatatttatttcaatgCATTTTTGGTCAATTAAATGTCTGCACGagctaaacttaaaattaaaagcccatcaATCAAACTTTATACAATTGAACCCATCTTTAATCAAATAAAACCCCAATATGCTGATTATAAGACCATTTTCCATTTGGCAAATTTCTGCACAAgcaaaatttttatttgaatttaaaccCCCATAAATCAAAATTGAAGTAATTGAAGGCTGTTTTGTCAATTAAAAACTCTAGGCAGAAGTTCAGTTTCCGCAGAAATGTGCCCAAGTGGCGGTGGGCATTTATCATTATTCATGTTCAATTTGCATACACAACAATTTGACCCAATTTAACTAAGCTCGAGCCGAAAGCGTGCACACAGATGGATATAACCGAGCACTTTTGGATCGCTCTGGCATGCCACATATGTATGCAAAACACTTGGCAATCCCGAGCCAGAGATCCAGAGTGGCGTTGATTAACTAATTTTGGCGAATAAACTCGATTGGCTCTACTTACGCTCATCCTGATTGTTGTCCAAGTCCGGGTAGCCCCAATCGTTGGCCCAGCTGAGGGCCACAGAGCAGAGGACTGAAAAAAAGGCGAGAAAAAACAGGTGACAGATAAGTATCAAGTATCAAGTAGCCGCCGTGTGGGACCGCGAAATGGGAACGATTTAAATAAACTTCAACTTGACCGACTGAAATGCTTCAGGGGCagcagaaaaacaaaacagaaaaacaacaacccAAGCACATTAAAAACTGCACCTCTTGATGGGCCATAAAAGCAATGGGACTGATTGTCAGAGGGTCAATCTGCACACATGTTTGGCAGCCGCATCAAGTGAAAACCCGGCACCTTGCACTTGACTCGGCTAAAAATAGCCCGGAAATTTATGATTTCAATCGTATATATTCCCGTATTTTAATGCCAGCTATATGTACATAAACGTATCATTAAATGTTCCCATATTCTGGTTGCTTTCTCCACCTAAAAGCATTTTGACAACCCGCCCATCAAAATATCAACTAATTTTAGTGCGTGCGGTTTTTTAGATTTTACGATCGATTTTGGTATTTAAAAACCACTGAGCCATCAACATAACTCGGCACTAACGTGTTTATTTAGCCATATTCCGCTTTAATgggttaataaaaaaatgttcgccAACAAGTGTGATAATTTATGCTGTGCCTTTAATCTTTTGAGTATTTATGCTCGCCGTTTGGCACTTTTGCAAGTTGGCCTGCAAAAAGACAAATGACGACCGCAGCTGTGAAAGTAGAGTACTAAATATACCCAAGTATAAATACTATATGCCGTCTATAAACGTTTTAATATACTTTTTTCTGAACAGCTGAGGTTTCCTTAGTATAATCTTCGGTCGCCCCGTGACGCAACTTTTCGGAGGGAAAGATCTCTGAGTTATGGCATCTCTTgattagaaataatatttcatttgggttttaatgattttttaatCATTTCCAGGCGGGAAGGTATTTCTATTTGAATTTGTAGTAGACTTGTATTGAAATGTTTTGAATTAGTGGCGTATCAAGAGTCATAAAGATATTTTCCTTTTAATTAAGAAACAATCACAAGACTTAATGGCTTCAACGTGAGTGCTTTGAGGTATTCACATATGTGATTGGGTAATGAAAGTTCCGTCAGCTGCCAAATTGCCAGGAATCATTTGATCTCGAATGGCTGAAAGTTGCAAACAAATACCTTCTCACCGAACATGCCACAAATGTCGAGCAGCcatttaaaatgcaattaaatttGCACATGCAAACAACGGACAATTAAATTTGAGTGTCTAAAGCTTTGATAGCTGATAATGGGAAATGTTCTCTAATTTAAGGCCCACGGGGTGTAAAAGTTAACAAAACTGTAATTGCAAACGGCCAGAGCAAATGGGCTATAATCATGTGAAAAATCGCGCAAAATAAACAGCTGCATTTGCGAGTGGAAAATGCAATCCGCCTGTGAAGGCGTCAAGTGGAAATATCTTTTTTACATTCTCCCGCTCTTGAGAATTGAAATATTCTGGCATTGGAACGAGTTGTGTCTCAACTGCTGtttattaaatcttttttGGCCTTGTCAACAGAAAAGAATCGAAACAATTTCGCTGGCCAAGCAAAAGCGATAAAGAAACTTGGGTTTTTTGTCATTTCTGTTAAATCACCGCGGAATCGAGATCCCCCCAAATTAATAGAACACTCAGTGATTTTCCAGtcaaaattttatttacattttagtGAGGCCTCATAATCAAAGATATCTCTCACCGATAAATGATTTCGGGAGTGCACGCGATTTAATTTGCCATTGTCTTAAGATTGGGGGCTCGTAAAGCCGTTGATAAGGTGCCATGTCCAATAAATACACCGCAGGTCATGTGAATTAAAACCGATTGACGTTATCTTTTGTCTAAATAAATGtgaaataaatcaaaattctAGGTAGAGGTGAATTTTATCTATTAAAATGCGTGAAAGGGCAATAAAACGAACAAAAAGATAATTAAGTATTTTATGATTTAACAAACTTCCGTTTAAATCGGCACAGATAaagtttattattaaaaataaagattaaattaaatgttacAAAGAACCTTCAAGAATTTGATTACTTCATGAGAAAAGCATGGGTGGGTGGAACTCCACCTCTCCTAAAATTAATCTTATCTTCTGAATTGGAACATAGTTCTCTCAGCTGGTATAATCAGACAAATACCCACactttggtttttattttcatgAATAGCCTTGACATTGTCACGATTTTCTTGTATGATTGCCATAAACCTTTGATGAGAATGACTGCATCATTAATCGATTTGTGGGAGGAGTAGGTTTAAAACTTTCCATCGTAAGCCAATCGACTTAATGGACTTTGGATTTGCAATGCGAAAAGCGGAAGTCTGGGGAGTGGATGTTGATAAACGCGTGGAAAACAAGAGGAGGAGATAGTGGTAAGGAGGGCAGATAGCAGAGGTCTTTGTACAGATGACTCTATATATAAATGGGAAGTATTGGCTATTGGGAAAGTGAACTGAGGAGTGCAATTTCACTTTCGCTCGACGAAAACAAAGGGAGTCCAAAGCAAACACAAATAAACGGTCGAGTGCATCCAATGGTTTGTCGATGAATGGAGGCTTTATAAAGAGGGTGTGTACTTGCGTACCATCCATCAATTGCTTGTTCCACAGCTATCTGACCATAACCAATCAAATGGAACTTTGCTATATCAGAATTTACGATTTGGAGTTCAAATCTGTTGCTAAATGGGTACCATAGTTtacatattttgtaatactGTACTCTATATATTATTGATATCCCCAAACTACAAAAAACGTTCCAAATTCTTGCTGATGCCAAACTTAAGACTTCGAGAGCCTACCAATAATattgcattt is from Drosophila suzukii chromosome 3, CBGP_Dsuzu_IsoJpt1.0, whole genome shotgun sequence and encodes:
- the CAH7 gene encoding carbonic anhydrase 2, encoding MHFITFTLIVLCSVALSWANDWGYPDLDNNQDEPFPKWGGICDTGKKQSPINLHVKGALKGEFSPMKFENYDEHQKNLRMVNNGHSIQLSGFDHELTLSGGALTNDFVVEQIHMHWWSEHTINDIRYPLEVHIVHRNTIYPNMTMAANFKDGIVVIGVLFHVSNTPNEAIGSIIKSLGAVKSYDSMNKPVLVADSLAVDDLVPSVESYFTYAGSLTTPTCAEAVTWIVLTETFPVTLDQVNEFKEIEYEEGKQLHNNFRELQSENNRAVVFVEQPEDRSGAAGLTASVSLTLMLILAGQKFLL